The following DNA comes from Streptomyces sp. NBC_00273.
CTGGAGGGCGGGCAGGCCCGTCAGGGTGACCATGACGCCGGGGTCCAGTGCCTGGACGGCGGTGCGGTCGCCGTCGGCACGGACGACGACGTTGCAGGGCAGGAGCAGGCCGACGGCGCGGTCGGCGTCCAGAGCCTGACGGGCGAGGGGCGGGTTGCAGGCTCCGAGGATCAGGTAGTCCTCCATGTCGTGGCCGAGCTTGGCCTTCAGGGTGGCGGTGACGTCGATCTCGGTGAGGATGCCGAAACCCTGCGCGGCCAGGGCGTCGCGGACGGCGGCGACGGTGGTGGCGAAGTCGGTGCTGCAGTGGACGGTCCGGTCGTAGCGCATGGCGTCATCCCTTTCGCTGGGTGCGTGGACTGGAGGGGGCCGGGCAGGCGCCCCGTGCGGACGGGTTCTCCCTGGCGTAAAAATACCCCCGGGGGTACCCGTGCTAGGCTCGAAATATACCCCCGGGGGTAATTGCCCAGCCGAACGGAGCAACCACGTGTTCTTCATCGACACCGTCGAGACCGAGAGCCTCG
Coding sequences within:
- a CDS encoding DUF302 domain-containing protein yields the protein MRYDRTVHCSTDFATTVAAVRDALAAQGFGILTEIDVTATLKAKLGHDMEDYLILGACNPPLARQALDADRAVGLLLPCNVVVRADGDRTAVQALDPGVMVTLTGLPALQDIADEATHRLDAALNAVESVG